In Helicoverpa armigera isolate CAAS_96S chromosome 17, ASM3070526v1, whole genome shotgun sequence, the sequence atacatttattaaaacatgacCCCAAGAAAAGGCaactcttattattattattgagtcaTGGACAAAAATGCAAGAATGAGTAGGCAAGCATTCGTGTAGAATTAAATTGTCTTCCTTCATACTCTTATCTAGAGACTATAATGCTAACAAGGTGCTGAAAAATTATACTACACGTCTCTGAAATATAAGATTTGTTTAAACAAGCACTtcccagtgttgccaattataTGAAACATCTACCtcttaaatacttaaataagaGCCGTCTTAATGTGCCTAATACTTAAAATACAGTGAATTCTTCTACTCGCCTTAAAGTTTTGATAGTTCAGATATTTACTCGTcatttttaaagattattatatttcttagaTTAAGAATAAAGTCAATGTTTAGGCTTTCATACGTATATTAagagcttttatattttattttattgaagtttgatgatgatatatttttacaattttgatatttttgctgCATTGCGTATGTGTCGATAGTAATAAGCACAATGTTATATTcatgttataaattatattatatgtataataaaagtaCAGAAAGACATATAGGTGAGTTTTTGAGCAGCTATTTCGAATAAAACCACCTGTAGTCTATCTCTTTACTTGTGTTAcctaaaatctatatttttgaagagtattttcaatatatttttctgttattttcttCTCTTTCTTCATAGTCTTGTTATGGTGCTTTTATTGAATAGGATAAGGTTCTTTCATTTCGTTAAAtctattttgtacatttttttacctttttatgaCTTCGCAACTATCTTTACAATTTTTCATGTTAATCTTTTAGAATGGTAGGTATATTTGTTacgtatatttatgtataatgcCTAGtcagtagaaaaaataattgtaaaacgTCTTCTTACCGGGATGTGcctttgtttattatatttaattaagaaaaatgcatttattgataaattttGGATGAAATCCTGTCGTAATAAGTGTTCCTGTAAGCCTTAATACTGTACAAATAAGATACCTAAATGTAATTTAACGACAATATTCAAGTTTAAAAAAGTACAAACATGCCTTATACAGTTTTCTGTGCAATTGTAACAAACtcgaatattttgttatgaatgaTTCTTTTGACTTTTGAAATAAAGACGTGTTAtgattaatttgtgttttattttctacgCATACGCACCTTATCCTGGTTAACGACTAATTAGTTTATAATTTCAGATTCCACATAGAACTTACATTTAGGGACACTGTTTCCTACTTTGATAGAAAAAAAGGAATACATACAGGTATATTCTGTCTACTGCAGTGAAAATAGAATGAAGATCTCTTCAAAACCAAACGACATATCCTTGAGAGTAAATGAGTCATGAATACAAAAGATTTTTCACACGTGTATCAGTGAGGCGGAGGCGTCGGCCGGTAACGAAGCAAGAATTAACATCAGCCAAAAATAAGCAGCGCGCCGACCCGCTAAACTGTATAGGCTATCTAGATAATTTACATTAGTACgctaaaagaataataaatgtgtattaGGGAACTGGCTTGAACAAATAAAACTCACATCGTCACGGTAAcatttcttatattttatattatccGTAATATACATGTCATTATTATGTGTACAAAAATTAGaagattattatataaaaaataaatcaaaatcttAGCAGTATAACATATTTGCATTGCGTATTTGTACCATAGCGTTTTTATTTTGCACCACATATTGCAGTGTATTGGCCTACGCACCACGGGACATGGCAAAAGACGTCCCACGGGATGCCGGCGTAGGCCagtaaaacataaaagtaaattaaatatctttttaagTAATTTGACACATCATGTTAAGGCCACATGTCTCTTAATACGTATTGGTAACATAGAATTAATTTGTGCTAGCGGTTTTACTTTCAGAATATATACAAAAGCCAATCAATGCATCGATACctttatatgtatacatagatacatctacagtaaaaaagtttgtaattattttcttacaatcatagttcctatagttttaCTTCAAATCTCGCATAGTTATGTATGATTGGTATTTAATATAAGTCTAGTAAAATTGTGATGTTATGTAACTGTAATAAGAGAGAAATCATGTAACTAAAGTACCTATAACGATTAATTTGTTACATGGACACAATCGGTGCTAATTTAGAGGATTATAATAATCAATTACAATTTACCTTATCATGAATTATTGACTTGACTTTCTGTAATTAAAGACTAGATCAattgtattcttatttttatgcAAGCACCATTAACTTAAGTTACAGACCCACAATTAGTGAAGAAAAAAGCATCGAGAACTCTTAGCACCTTTAAGGCAGGTTATACAATTATTGAATAAGAATAAGCCACAATAAGATCTGACCTTTTGACCCCCTTTATAAGTTCTCTCTTTTGAacgtaaatgtaattttattcttacaataactttaaacataaagtgtgaaaaacaattgaaagtcaGCTAGGAGTAActtgacacaaaataaaataaaacagtaacaaaaaacaaactaatcgagtttttgatataaaaaataacgaatAGAGGATGTAGGGATTTATACCTACAGATAAACAACATATCGTGGCGAACTTAaatgtgttataaaataattatgaagttCAATTTAGAGGTCATGGAGCAAGATAACCGTTTCCTCTAATATTGCcaaatatatttctatttagCATTTAGATAATCAGAATTAGAACATtgcctattattatatttttatgcttttataATGTACTTACTGAACTAAATCTATGTTCTACATAACAAGACAGACGTCTTTAAATAGGCCTAAATTTTAGTGTTAAGatacttatatttttgtaaatgtaatatcatagaatatattaattattcataataataaacGACTTAGTTAATAACTAGAATAGGGTACTAAAATTACCCTTACATATCTGCCTTATGTTTAAGTTCAAATATAAAAACGTTTGTATTGAAAAGCTTATAAAAATATGGCATTAGAATGTAGAAAAATCTACAGAAGGAGTACAGTCGACGCCAGAATTAAGTAGtatattgaagttttttttttttataaagtgtagTTAAGCGTAGTTTCGGCTTTCGACTTTCCAGCGTCAACTGtacatgaattatttattgtctTGTCTTTTCTGGAGGCACCTTGATATAAGCACCGTTTAACCTCAAGGCTGGAATTGACacattgtttatgtttttataagtACAGATTACACATAAGTACACACATACAACAACACATGTGTTATAAGCGAGATTATTCATTTAagtattgtataataatataattaattatttttatcaaaggcCGCTGACActattaagggctgatttttcaatcgccagataacttttatctaaaGAATATGTCTGACgatttgacagcttttgtatggaaaatatgtcaacccgccatatttattcctcagatagaagttaactgatgattgaaaaatcagccttaagtcaaatagtttaaatattggACATTACAATCTTACCTAAATCTTATACGAGTATACttgtacaaaatgtttattataaatgcATAACAATATAAGGTAGAAAACTGTATGTGTCACTTAAGtgattacttaaaaatatttgtaaaaaacataagtaggtacttttagtactattaaataatatattttgcgCGTCATTTATGGtcaatttataacaaaacattgCCTCTTATGGCTAAGTAAACatcttttatcaaaataataatgtttgaacAATATTTGAATATTCTCGCATGCTcaataataaatctaaattatttcgAACTTTTCTGTATACTTGCTTTTGTATTTATAGAACGAGTTGCAGTTTATAAGTCTATATATGTCTGCTACAAAACAATGCCGTTTTTGCAGCTGATAAAAAGTTGTTTTCCACGTTAGGTCAGTTTATTAATAAGCATGCGATTGGTTTATATCGTAATCGCAATTAAATCGTAAATTATTAATAGGCATAActtttctgaatattttaaaagctacGTCTTGTTTTTTTCATGGTCAGGGTCCTTGCAAATCCAGCTTGGAACATGGATCaaagttttgaataatacatTCTTTGAAGCATATCAAATGacattataataaatcaaaGCGCATCAGGTAATAAATCAACTGCATAACGACATCTGGACATCTAAGCCTGCTTAGTCAGTGGGGGGCGGCGCAGATGGCGTGTAACCCCCTTGCCCATATGGAGTAACAGTATTACCCCCGGGTACATTGCCCGGGTAAGACGAGGGAGCATTGTAACCCCCCGTCGGGTACGGGGGCTGTGACGGAGCACCATGAACCCCGGGGACTACATTACCCGTAGGATAAGGCGGTTGTCCCCCGGCCATAACATTCACTGTTGGATAAGGTGCTTGGGGCACAGCGGACATATAAGAAGGTGGATTTCCCCCTGGCACACTGCCCGGGTAAGGCGACCCATCTGATTTGAAACCGATATGAAGATCCTGATACGGTTTCATTTCTATGGACACAGGAGTCTGGAAACTATGTTCTGTTGGGTAATTGTTAACCACGCTTGGGTAAGGAGGTGGGTTATTCGGGTATGAATTTCCAGCTGGATTATACGGGGCCTGTGGATTGGTTGGGTAAGAACTTTCAGCAGGATTGTATTGAACTCTTTGAAGACTGGTATTAGAGCCTCTAAAGCCTGCAGCGACTGGTGGGGGAGCTAAGGAGTCCCTAACACGATCAGGTATTGGTCCTGTAGGAAGCTGGTCGGCCATAGGATGGACATACTCGCCGTTGATGGACTCTCGTATCGGAACTAATCCGAGACAGATTTCAGCGTCATCTTGCAAGTCGTCGTGGCAGCCTGACAGTTTTATTATTACCTGGAATaggaaataatgttatttaaatgcGACATTGTTTTCGGGTGGTTTTTGGGAAAATTCGAAAAATGCTGTTTTTCTTTGAATGAATGATTTTGATTCGAATTCATCTCTAAATATAATTAGGTGTGATCTAGAATTCtagaatttttataatattaagagcAAAACGATTTATGAGATTTAACCTAACCAATCAAACCAGTAAATTGCCATTAATTTAGGGAATTAGAGGCGCTAATTCACAACAGTATCACATATCTGCCATACCTACATAGGAAATGATAATTATGAGCGGATATACCCGGTTATCTCGTAAAGTCACATTCACAATTCGTGCAAAACAATCTGGtcaaattaatagttttaaagatattttactgtaaattatattattactcgTTAAAATCTAACAGTAATATCTAATTAACTATACCTAATTTCACCCCAATATTGAggtcaaatattttatagaacaaAAACTAGCTAAAGCTATTCCAAAACTAAACCCGCCAACGGTTGCACCACGCTTTCCAAGGGAATAAAAAGCAGCCAGTATGTTGTTCTATGTACCTATAAGCAAGGTATATTACcgacaagtttcatcaaaatcagttcatcTGTTTGCGTGTGAAGAGGTAACAAGCATACACACACACTTTCGTCTTTATAATACTAGTGTGATGTGATATGACAGTCTGATGATGAAGTGTAATAGTGTGATAACTTACCCTGAAGAAGTAGCCCACATCGATGATGCCACAGTTCTCGAGGAAAGGCGCGATCATATCAGGCACCTTCAGTTCGTAGGTGAAGTTTTTCTTACTGTGGCCCATTACCGGCCCCTTCTTCTCCGTTACCAGAATATTCTCCGGCATTATGTACTCCGACTGGGGGCGGTGGCTGCGGTATAGCTCTTTCTGTTGAAGaattgtttaaattttaattattatttttttgggcAACATGgtgcaaactttttttttataagatccGTCCCGGTTCCGCACGGGATATaagtatttctccactatttattggatgttattatacacaGGGATATAGGTggcagagaaagcgactttgttttacgCTATGTGATATGAAATAACACTTTTagggcagtaggtaaaatatacaGTATATAGTACAActtttccgtgtgagaggaggcctgtgcccagcagtgggaaaaaaaggctgtaaccaTAGTACAACTTGGACCCTTGGTTCCGAGGTAGATTAAAAGCCTTGGTAGGTAgaaattatacatatatgtaggtacattgaaGGTAGGTagtacaagaaaaataaaagattttctgCCATATCAACTTCAACAGCGAATAACGCGCTAATTATTCGTAAAACGTCACTTGCGGTTTCCCTAATCAATCGCAGCATTAATTACCTAAGtgataaagaattattaattcGTTAACTAAGTGTTCAGGTTATGGCACTACCGTAAAAGCAAAACACTTGATAGAGTAAAATTAAACACTGTAGAAGTTAGCGCCTTTCTCCTTTAGATTAATGCCGATTGTACTTTTTGTCATCAACTTCGAGGGTAAAAGTCACATCAATGCTTTCCTCCTTCCTTCGTTGTAAACTACTTACGTCCCTTGTCCGTGTCCTTTTCAAGGACCCTTATAGCAATCTCACATTTTGGTGTCCCTGATCTCCCAGTTGGAGGTCTTTTTTTAAATCCCGCAAAATACGTTTTCTACCCTGCCTGGTTGGTAGTAATTACTGGTTCTTTTTCCAGTGCCCAAGGTTTCCAACAAGGTAAAATTAGTCTTACGCAGCTATTGGAATCTGATAACGAAGAAGTTAGGTACTCACCGAAAACAACTGGAATGTTATCTTAGTAATTTCGACGCTGCTCTCGTTGTCCACCTCGACGGCCACGGGTATGACTTGCCCGGGACAGTAGCCGGATATCGGCAGCCTCACGCGGATGGTCATGGGGTCTGGACTGCAGAAACAGTCGCAGCCGTATACTTCCTCGAATTCGATGTCTATGGGTTGCTGGTGAAGAGGGTATTTTAGTTAGAAGAGAAAGAACGACGGTTTTGCACGCGTGATTATAATGGGTCGCATTCAAGTATAACTTTACTTAAAGActatttcttatttctttttggATATAGGCGTAatgctattgaaataaaaaaaaaattacacattttagacatacaacaaacaaatatgtaGTTGTTCTTTTCCACTCTTCATTTTCATGCCGTAAttatatctatgggccaatatagcctgaaaataaagatattttgatTTCGAATTATTGAGGGGTCAGTGGATTTTTGGGGACAGATTATTATTTACCGGAAAGTGTTGATTTTCgaattaaacattttagaactaagtaggtataaactTACCCTAATTTTAGGACTGCCCATATTCAGATCGAACGGCGCTACAACAGTAAAATGTTTCGTCACTGATTCGTTCTGTAGCGACGGATCAGCGAATACCAAGTTTGCCGTCATGGAATACACCACTTCGCCACGTTCGCCTTTAAACGATGATGGCGCTTCGAAAGGAATTTGGAATTTAAATGGAAATGACTGGCCATGGGCAGGGAGGTGGGAGACACctgaaattgaaagaaaaaatagtttatcTATTTTAGTACTCTTTTTATCTCCTTTTTCTTATCAAGTGAGTTGTAGGTTTAATCATATAGCAAGTCCAATCCTAGTGTTGGAGTTCTCAAATCTGCCTAACAGCTATTGACTGCTGCTAACTTACATATTCTGGTCTGCATTTTGAAACGATTTTAGTTCAACCCAGGAATCGAAACTGGGACCATGGAAGTATTAATTTTGATTGAtcaattattaaataaagcaGGTGTCTGATTTAGGCGACttttaactaattattttaGAAACTGTGTTCATGCTATGGCTAAAATGATGACGATCAAGATGAACAAATTAATCTGCATACCTGCTCCGCCTCCTCCAGCCAGCTCCTGGTTGAAGTTGAAATATTCTTCACGTCCAACATACTTGACCAGCTTATGTTTCTCAATACCATTTACTGTCTCAATTTCGCTCTCTGTCCAAAAGGAGTTTGCTTCACCAAGGAATTGCAtataaattactgaaaaataacCCATAAATAACATATGTATTTGCACAAGCACTAATTTATAAAAccaaataatagtaaaatatgtacaaatgtTTGGTTTTGCCTGAAGATACTGATTCAgttagaaaatatttgtttttagatAAAGGAGAAACCTATTATTTGATGAACCAGATTcttattagaattttattttatttaatttactatgaTTCAAGTGGTAGGAAAACAGTTAAGCTTTTGCCTTGCAAAAGAAACAGGCTTTATCATagctaaaaataacataaaggaAGCATGAACTAAATGATCATGCattcaaaaaaagttttaattgatgTACCTGACCATATAAGATGCATTGTGACCTAGAACTTGACACTTTCAAGTCCTATAAAACTATACCAATTTTTAGGTCAGTGGGTCATGTTAGGGGCGGATTATTGTTGGGTAAACACTTAATATATCTAAGAATATATTACGGCTATATTAAGGAA encodes:
- the LOC110376909 gene encoding arrestin domain-containing protein 2; translated protein: MAGGAFNNAVIRLDTNPTGVFYSGQEVAGSVIFYLEHPIKFSVIYMQFLGEANSFWTESEIETVNGIEKHKLVKYVGREEYFNFNQELAGGGGAGVSHLPAHGQSFPFKFQIPFEAPSSFKGERGEVVYSMTANLVFADPSLQNESVTKHFTVVAPFDLNMGSPKIRQPIDIEFEEVYGCDCFCSPDPMTIRVRLPISGYCPGQVIPVAVEVDNESSVEITKITFQLFSKELYRSHRPQSEYIMPENILVTEKKGPVMGHSKKNFTYELKVPDMIAPFLENCGIIDVGYFFRVIIKLSGCHDDLQDDAEICLGLVPIRESINGEYVHPMADQLPTGPIPDRVRDSLAPPPVAAGFRGSNTSLQRVQYNPAESSYPTNPQAPYNPAGNSYPNNPPPYPSVVNNYPTEHSFQTPVSIEMKPYQDLHIGFKSDGSPYPGSVPGGNPPSYMSAVPQAPYPTVNVMAGGQPPYPTGNVVPGVHGAPSQPPYPTGGYNAPSSYPGNVPGGNTVTPYGQGGYTPSAPPPTD